One Dioscorea cayenensis subsp. rotundata cultivar TDr96_F1 chromosome 17, TDr96_F1_v2_PseudoChromosome.rev07_lg8_w22 25.fasta, whole genome shotgun sequence DNA window includes the following coding sequences:
- the LOC120280484 gene encoding E3 ubiquitin-protein ligase SINA-like 1 — protein MARPSSTKRKEVAKTQEEKSKRPKDDEVSRGMLVRIEADAFDCPICFEALYPPIYQCPNGHLMCSKCTVKLTGKCPSCSQIIGLIRCLALEKIIETMEISCSNAGCDETLVYIDRASHQKSCSYAQCSCPVCSFQGCVTTLSQHFVDTHKFSAVKFKYESCFGIHVTGEGRRILISPDNRLFLLLINRDVTEGTALSVVGICPAAKEYQFTYELSVDMFSTHLELRAAGAMTCEWKGVHPKTYLFVPDDAFPLPKLQIFVTIKKNNVCPGPG, from the exons ATGGCGAGGCCCTCTAGCACCAAGAGGAAGGAAGTGGCTAAAACTCAAGAGGAGAAATCCAAAAGGCCAAAGGATGATGAGGTATCCAGAGGAATGCTTGTTCGGATTGAAGCTGATGCGTTTGATTGTCCTATCTGTTTTGAAGCTCTGTATCCTCCAATCTACCAG tGTCCGAATGGGCATTTGATGTGCTCAAAATGCACTGTTAAGCTTACTGGGAAATGTCCATCTTGTTCTCAAATTATTGGGCTGATACGCTGTTTGGCATTAGAAAAAATCATTGAAACAATGGAAATAAGTTGCTCAAATGCCGGATGTGATGAAACTCTGGTGTACATAGACAGAGCATCCCATCAGAAGTCATGCAGTTATGCACAATGCTCTTGCCCTGTTTGCTCATTCCAAGGCTGTGTGACAACTCTATCTCAGCATTTTGTAGACACACACAAATTTTCTGCAGTTAAATTCAAATATGAATCTTGTTTTGGTATTCATGTTACTGGTGAGGGACGTCGCATTCTTATTTCTCCTGATAATCGTTTGTTCCTCCTGCTGATTAATAGAGATGTAACTGAAGGGACTGCACTCTCAGTTGTTGGCATCTGTCCTGCTGCTAAAGAGTATCAATTTACATATGAACTTTCAGTTGACATGTTTTCTACTCATCTTGAGCTAAGAGCAGCTGGAGCAATGACTTGTGAATGGAAGGGTGTTCATCCCAAAACTTATCTTTTTGTTCCTGATGATGCATTTCCTTTACCCAAGTTACAAATCTTTGTGACCATCAAGAAAAACAATGTGTGTCCAGGACCAGGCTGA